The Arcobacter porcinus sequence TTAATTGTTTTTAATACAATTCTTTTTATTGCGGCACCAGTTTTATTTTTAATTGCATTATTATAAAAATATGGACTCAATAAATAGTTTTTCAAATATTCAGATGATATATTTTCTGCTGGTTTTAAAATAGCTAAAGATGATAGTACAACAAAATCTATATCATAATTTACTAATGCAACTTTTCCTACTGTTCCATCTTTAGAAAAAAGAACATCTCCTTTATTAGGTTTACAGTTACCTTTAACTAATAAATCAAAATCTTCATTTGAAATAAATTTACAATCTTTAAAATTGATAATTCCATCATCATTTACATCTTTAACTGTAATGTAAGGTTTTCCACTTTCAATAGTTTTTGGTGATTTGTGAGCACCATCTGTGACTTTATTACAGACATCATTTATAGTTCTCCACTCCCACCCTTTAGGCAAACTGTATAATTCACTCATTATTAAACCTTAATTTGTTATAATCTTTTTGTAATTCCCCTGTAAGACTATATACAAGCTTTAAGCTCCGAGATATAGCTAGGGGTGATTTTTTATTCAACACTTTTCCCAATCAAAATATCTTCAACCTCATCTAGCAAATCATTTATCAAAGCATTGTTTAGTTTTATATTTTCCACAAGTTCTATTGGGCTTTTGTGCTCTATCTTCTCATTTTTATTTGGATTTTTTGCACTTAAATCAAAATCTTTTATATCATTTACATTTACTATCCAAGATTTTTCTGTGATTTTTCTATCTTTCCAAGATTCTAAAAACTCAGAAAAATGCTCTAAAACAATTGGCTTATTTTTTGTAAGTTTATATGGTGGATTTACTTCATAGTAGTAAATATCGCTTGTACTTCCAGCTCTATCAAAGAAAACAACATTTGTTTTAACTGCACTATAAGGCAAAAAAACTCCACTAGGAAGAGATAAAATAGTGTGTATATTAAACTTCTCTAGCAACTCTTTTTTTACACTTGCAAAGGCATTGTTTGTTTGAAACAAAACACCCTCAGGAATTACAACTCCACATCTACCACCAAGTTTTAAATGATTCATCATATGTTGTAAAAAGAGCAACTCTGTTGCATTTGATTTTATTGGGAAATTGCTTTGTATTTGCTCTTTCTCTTTTCCACCAAAAGGAGGATTTGCTAAAATACAATCAAATCTATCTTTCTCTTCAAGTCCTCTAATATTTTTTGTTAAAGTGTTTGATTTACTTATATTTGGAGATTCTATTCCATGTAAAATCATATTCATAACACCCATTACATAAGATAGTGGAGTTTTTTCATTTCCAAAAAATGTATCTTCATTTAAAAATTTTAGTTGATCTGTTGATAACTCTCTTTGAATGTTTTTTTCTACATCTATATATCTTATATGATTATAAGCTTCAATCAAAAATCCACAACTCCCAACTGCTGGATCATAAATAGTTTGTCCAATTGTAGGGTTTACAACATCTGTGATTACTTTTATAAGAGGGCGAGGAGTATAAAACTCTCCACTATTTCCACCATCACTTCCCATATCTTTTAGAAGTTTTTCATAAATAATTGATAGTTGAAAAAGGTCTGATTGGCTATGAAAATCCATATTATCAATAATATCAAGGATTTCTCTAAGAGTATGACCATTTGCAATACGATTATCCAAAAACTCAAATATTGCACCTATTTTATATTTGATAGATTTTGGATTTTCACTTATAGATTTGAAACTTTTTAAATATGGAAATAACTCTTTATTTACAAAATCAAGTAAATCATCTCCACTTTGTGCATTTAATAGATCTATCTTTCCATCTTTTTTTGGAGTTGCCCAAATATTCCATCTATACTTCTCTTCCAAAATATATGTATAGTTCTCTCCATCTAGCTGTGCATCTATGTATTTGCTATCTTCTAAATCTGATAAAAATTTTAAAAACAAAATCCAAGAGATTTGTTCTGTGTAGTGCATAGCACCACTTATTCCATCATCTCTTCTTAGGATGTCTGTTATTCTGTTTATTTTGTTTTCCAAATCTCTTTTCCTTTTTATTATTTATATTTATATGTAAAGTTTTTGCTCTTTTTTTTACATATCATCTACTATATGTAAAAAAATTGTAATTTTTTACTCATAGATTTGTAACTATGGGTAAATTTTGCATCTTTTTACTCATAGATTAACCAATATGAGTAATTTTTGATGAATTTTACCTATATACCTTTTCGTAATAAATTAAACAATTCAATATTTATAAAAAATTTACTATTTTTAATTTGTATATTTTTCAATATTCCAATATTTTCAAGTTCATTTAAATATTTGGATGCTGTTTTTCTAGTAATATTTAATCTATCAACCAAAAAATCTATTTTTGTATATGGATGCATAAAAAGTATCTCTACTAAATCTTTACTATAAATTTTTGGTAACTCTTGCGATATTTTATCTTGAGTTTTTATCATCAAATCGCTGATATTATTTATAAGTTCTATGGTTTCAAGTGAAGTTTGCTCAACTGCATCTAGCATATATAAAATCCACTCTTCCCACTTATCTTCTGTTCTAACTTCTTGTAACAGCCTATAATAATCGGCTTTATGTGTGATGATATAACGGCTTAGATAAAGTACGGGAATATCTAATAAATCTTTTAGTATCAAATACAAAATATTTATAATTCTTCCCGTTCTACCATTTCCATCATAAAAAGGGTGAATTGATTCAAATTGATGATGAATGATTGCCATATTTACAAGTGGGTCAATATCGTTTGGCTCATTGATATAATTTTCAAGATTTGTAAGAAGTTCTTGTATAGTTTCATAATCTTGTGGTGGAGTATAAATCACCTCTCCTGTCAAAGAATTTTTTAGATTTGTTCCTGCTTGTTTTCTAACTCCTGCATCATTTTGTTCTAAAACAGCTTGAAT is a genomic window containing:
- a CDS encoding HsdM family class I SAM-dependent methyltransferase → MENKINRITDILRRDDGISGAMHYTEQISWILFLKFLSDLEDSKYIDAQLDGENYTYILEEKYRWNIWATPKKDGKIDLLNAQSGDDLLDFVNKELFPYLKSFKSISENPKSIKYKIGAIFEFLDNRIANGHTLREILDIIDNMDFHSQSDLFQLSIIYEKLLKDMGSDGGNSGEFYTPRPLIKVITDVVNPTIGQTIYDPAVGSCGFLIEAYNHIRYIDVEKNIQRELSTDQLKFLNEDTFFGNEKTPLSYVMGVMNMILHGIESPNISKSNTLTKNIRGLEEKDRFDCILANPPFGGKEKEQIQSNFPIKSNATELLFLQHMMNHLKLGGRCGVVIPEGVLFQTNNAFASVKKELLEKFNIHTILSLPSGVFLPYSAVKTNVVFFDRAGSTSDIYYYEVNPPYKLTKNKPIVLEHFSEFLESWKDRKITEKSWIVNVNDIKDFDLSAKNPNKNEKIEHKSPIELVENIKLNNALINDLLDEVEDILIGKSVE
- a CDS encoding Fic family protein, with product MKLNNLPLNKEIETPKVLKKAISANKALANLNGVARIIPNSAILINSLVLQEAKDSSAIENIITTHDELYRANLDIESVTNEAKEVQNYKEALLRGFSLVKDTKLLLKKHIVDIQAVLEQNDAGVRKQAGTNLKNSLTGEVIYTPPQDYETIQELLTNLENYINEPNDIDPLVNMAIIHHQFESIHPFYDGNGRTGRIINILYLILKDLLDIPVLYLSRYIITHKADYYRLLQEVRTEDKWEEWILYMLDAVEQTSLETIELINNISDLMIKTQDKISQELPKIYSKDLVEILFMHPYTKIDFLVDRLNITRKTASKYLNELENIGILKNIQIKNSKFFINIELFNLLRKGI